Proteins from one Mastacembelus armatus chromosome 16, fMasArm1.2, whole genome shotgun sequence genomic window:
- the rbfox1l gene encoding RNA binding protein fox-1 homolog 1-like: MLSSPTVILQPYGLPVYPQTTTCYPSIVQGGPSQEAGPGSGDPALPQVYAPPPPYPPPSQGPPTPAGRLQTLDFSSAHASSEYAEHPQLRVYQGPQHEGPDTLTSSTTEDALAPATSDPQTLSVSVSSGGGTGSGSEEEGPGKAQPKRLHVSNIPFRFRDPDLRQMFGQFGKILDVEIIFNERGSKGFGFVTFESATEADRAREKLNGTIVEGRKIEVNNATARVVTKKPQTPLVNGEISTSGWKLNPVMGAMYAPELYTVASFPYPVATPTLAYRGSALRGRGRAVYNTIRSAAAAPAAVPAYPGVVYQDGLYGAELYGGYPTAYRVAQSASAATATYSDGYGRVYATAADPYHHSVGPTTTYGVGTMASLYRGGYNRFTPY, translated from the exons ATGCTCTCCTCACCCACTGTGATCCTCCAGCCTTATGGACTCCCTGTGTATCCACAGACAACCACATGCTACCCCAGCATAGTTCAG GGAGGCCCCTCCCAGGAGGCCGGCCCCGGCAGCGGCGACCCCGCCCTGCCTCAGGTCTATGCTCCACCTCCCCCTTACCCTCCGCCAAGTCAAGGCCCACCAACACCTGCGGGCAGGCTGCAAACTCTTGACTTTAGCTCTGCACATGCGAGTTCAGAGTATGCCGAACATCCCCAGCTCAGAGTCTATCAGGGCCCTCAGCATGAAGGGCCAGACACTCTGACATCCAGCACCACG GAGGACGCTTTGGCCCCTGCGACCTCTGACCCCCAAACTCTGAGTGTGTCGGTGTCTTCAGGGGGTGgaacaggaagtggaagtgaGGAAGAGGGGCCAGGTAAGGCCCAGCCAAAGCGCCTCCATGTCTCCAACATCCCGTTCCGCTTCAGAGACCCAGACCTGCGCCAGATGTTCGGG CAATTTGGCAAGATCCTTGATGTAGAAATTATCTTCAATGAGAGAGGGTCCAAG GGCTTTGGGTTTGTCACCTTTGAAAGTGCGACTGAGGCTGACCGAGCTCGAGAAAAGCTGAATGGGACGATTGTGGAAGGAAGAAAGATTGAA GTTAATAATGCCACTGCAAGAGTAGTTACCAAGAAGCCCCAGACACCTCTAGTGAATGGCGAAATTTCCA cTTCTGGATGGAAGCTTAACCCTGTTATGGGGGCGATGTATGCACCTGAGCTCTAcacag TTGCCAGTTTCCCGTACCCTGTAGCGACTCCCACCTTGGCCTATCGGGGCTCTGCGCTTCGTGGTCGGGGCCGAGCCGTCTACAACACGATTCGTTCTGCTGCGGCCGCACCTGCTGCTGTGCCTGCCTACCCTGG GGTGGTGTATCAGGACGGACTATATGGAGCTGAACTCTAT ggtGGTTACCCTACAGCCTATAGAGTGGCCCAATCAGCATCTGCTGCCACAGCCACCTACAGTGATGG ATACGGACGGGTTTACGCCACAGCTGCAGACCCCTATCACCACTCAGTTGGACCAACAACAACATATGGCGTTGGTACAATG GCCAGTTTGTACAGAGGAGGGTACAACCGCTTCACCCCGTACTGA
- the rps9 gene encoding small ribosomal subunit protein uS4 codes for MPVARSWVCRKTYVTPRRPFEKSRLDQELKLIGEYGLRNKREVWRVKFTLAKIRKAARELLTLDEKDPKRLFEGNALLRRLVRIGVLDEGKMKLDYILGLKVEDFLERRLQTQVFKLGLAKSIHHARVLIRQRHIRVRKQVVNIPSFVVRLDSQKHIDFSLRSPYGGGRPGRVKRKNAKKGQGGAGGADDEEED; via the exons ATGCCCGTTGCCAGAAGTTGGGTTTGTCGCAAGACATATGTCACCCCCCGCCGTCCCTTCGAGAAATCTCGTCTCGACCAGGAGTTGAAACTCATTG GTGAGTATGGGCTGAGGAACAAGCGTGAGGTGTGGAGGGTCAAGTTCACCCTGGCTAAGATCCGTAAAGCTGCCAGAGAGTTGCTCACTCTGGATGAGAAAGACCCCAAACGTCTGTTTGAAG GTAATGCTTTGCTCAGGCGTCTGGTGAGGATCGGTGTGCTGGATGAGGGTAAAATGAAGCTTGATTACATCCTGGGCCTGAAGGTTGAAGATTTCTTGGAGAGGAGGCTGCAGACACAGGTCTTCAAGCTTGGCCTTGCCAAGAGCATCCATCATGCCCGTGTCCTTATTCGCCAGAGGCACATTCG TGTGCGCAAACAGGTGGTGAACATCCCATCCTTTGTGGTTCGCCTGGACAGCCAGAAGCACATCGACTTCTCCCTGAGGTCTCCATATGGTGGTGGACGCCCAGGCCGTGTCAAGAGAAAGAATGCCAAGAAGGGCCAgggtggagctggaggagctgatgatgaggaggaggattaa
- the tmc4 gene encoding transmembrane channel-like protein 7 isoform X1, producing the protein MRENKEEIPGEEHIREMASKPQRHDSSNSDPGEQQALRLRRVSSPVSTNNYPLFNWSSTPAGEDEEGNSRPHRDLRSIPLPMALKRAVRQVQQMHVPVVSRMESWKRNKTKSLRKLKDNAREFHYIFTLWSKSLQKIGGNFGGGVQSYFVFLRFLVVLNFFSFLLIAGFVLIPSIVFRSVGTTLTNSSGPEKCMNYDPNPQGLVVFYNYFLNLLSGTGFMEYSYLFYGYYNNTMAGDRTFSYNIPLAYLFTVVFYFAFCLICIIARMGTAARVAVATGGSAGGNYSMMVFTGWDYGCMADQATKLKQKTIHYRLQVDLEEERIQKRAAALTSSQKIILYSIRFLMCFIAFGLIIASFYGIFVATNFSQEKSGQEGFLGLFFEYLPSIVITTGNFLVPLLCDQIALIEQYAPSTTIILALLRAVFLRLVSLGVLLFTLWRQITCEGQTNSGTCKLCQYNYEVYPCWETRVGQEMYKLTLFDFLINIAVLALVEFPRRMVVDNSSSKVAQWVGRQEFMVPSNVLGLVYGQTVVWTGALFCPLLPLINTIKFVFLFYCKKVTLFYNCRPALKTFRSTTSTFFFLVVLLFGWGLAILVMIYSLAEIHPSMGCGPFRFFPYMWSIVPTSFYSLSKTTQEFLFFIGSQAFSIPLFVLSCVVMCYFIALTSVYGKSVALLRAQLKLEGRDKQFLVKQIEELSRLQIPKHNAGVQD; encoded by the exons ATGAGAGAAAACAAGGAAGAGATTCCTGG AGAGGAACACATCAGAGAAATGGCCAGTAAACCACAGAGACATGACTCAA GTAATAGTGATCCTGGTGAGCAGCAGGCACTGAGGTTACGACGGGTTTCATCTCCAGTGTCCACTAACAATTACCCTCTGTTCAACTGGAGCTCGACCCCTGCGGGGGAGGATGAGGAAGGCAACAGCAGACCGCACCGGGACCTCAGGAGCATCCCTCTGCCCATGGCACTGAAAAGAGCTGTGAG GCAGGTGCAGCAAATGCATGTGCCTGTAGTTTCCAGGATGGAGTCCTGGAAGCGGAACAAGACCAAATCGCTGAGAAAACTCAAAGACAACGCCAGGgaatttcattacattttcacactGTGGAGCAAGTCCTTGCAAAAGATTGGAG GTAACTTTGGAGGTGGTGTCCAGTCTTACTTCGTGTTCCTGCGATTTTTGGTGgtgcttaattttttttccttcttgctGATTGCTGGATTTGTTCTCATTCCCAGCATTGTCTTCAGATCAGTTGGGACCACGTTAACCAACAGTTCTG GTCCAGAGAAATGCATGAATTATGACCCTAATCCTCAAGGCTTGGTGGTGTTCTATAACTACTTCCTTAACTTACTTTCAGGAACG GGTTTCATGGAGTATTCATACCTGTTTTATGGCTACTACAACAACACCATGGCGGGGGACAGAACCTTCTCCTACAACATCCCTCTGGCTTACCTCTTCACTGTGGTCTTTTACTTTGCCTTTTGTCTCATTTGTATCATAGCACG CATGGGCACTGCAGCTCGAGTTGCTGTGGCAACAGGAGGGAGTGCTGGGGGCAACTACAGCATGATGGTGTTTACTGGCTGGGACTACGGTTGTATGGCAGACCAAGCCACCAAACTGAAGCAGAAAACCATCCACTACCGGTTACAG GTAGatctggaggaggagagaataCAGAAACGGGCAGCTGCTCTGACTTCTagtcaaaaaataattttatactCCATAcgttttttaatgtgtttcattGCGTTTGGGCTCATTATAGCATCCTTCTATGGCATCTTTGTGGCCACCAACTTCAGCCAG GAAAAGAGTGGACAGGAAGGGTTCCTGGGTTTGTTTTTTGAGTACCTACCCTCCATTGTCATCACCACTGGAAACTTCCTTGTGCCTCTGCTGTGTGATCAGATTGCCTTAATAGAGCAATATGCCCCCAGCACTACTATCATACTGGCCCTGTTAAG GGCAGTGTTCCTGCGTCTGGTGAGTCTGGGTGTTCTGCTCTTCACCCTGTGGCGTCAAATTACCTGTGAAGGGCAAACTAATAGTGGAACTTGTAAATTGTGCCAGTACAACTATGAAGTATACCCG TGCTGGGAAACACGTGTAGGACAAGAGATGTACAAGCTGACACTGTTTGACTTCCTCATCAACATCGCCGTGCTTGCACTAGTGGAGTTTCCACGCAG GATGGTGGTGGACAACTCGTCCAGTAAGGTGGCTCAGTGGGTGGGTCGGCAAGAGTTTATGGTCCCTTCCAATGTGCTTGGCCTGGTTTATGGTCAGACTGTGGTGTGGACAGGAGCTCTTTTTTGTCCTTTGCTGCCACTCATTAACACCATCAagtttgtctttctcttctaCTGCAAAAAG GTCACACTCTTCTATAACTGTCGACCAGCACTGAAGACATTTcgctccaccacctccaccttctTTTTCTTGGTGGTACTCCTGTTTGGCTGGGGCCTGGCTATACTTGTTATGATTTACAGTTTGGCTGA GATCCATCCTTCAATGGGTTGTGGACCTTTTCGTTTTTTCCCGTACATGTGGTCGATTGTTCCAACCTCCTTTTACAGCCTCTCTAAGACTACACAGGAGTTTCTGTTCTTCATTGGCTCACAGGCATTTTCCATCCCTTTGTTTGTGTTATCTTG TGTGGTGATGTGCTACTTTATAGCCTTAACATCTGTCTATGGGAAAAGTGTTGCTCTGCTAAGAGCTCAACTTAAACTG GAGGGCCGTGATAAACAGTTCTTGGTCAAGCAAATTGAGGAGCTGAGTCGACTTCAGATACCCAAACACAATGCAGGAGTACAGGACTGA
- the tmc4 gene encoding transmembrane channel-like protein 7 isoform X3: protein MRENKEEIPGEEHIREMASKPQRHDSSNSDPGEQQALRLRRVSSPVSTNNYPLFNWSSTPAGEDEEGNSRPHRDLRSIPLPMALKRAVRQVQQMHVPVVSRMESWKRNKTKSLRKLKDNAREFHYIFTLWSKSLQKIGGNFGGGVQSYFVFLRFLVVLNFFSFLLIAGFVLIPSIVFRSVGTTLTNSSGPEKCMNYDPNPQGLVVFYNYFLNLLSGTGFMEYSYLFYGYYNNTMAGDRTFSYNIPLAYLFTVVFYFAFCLICIIARMGTAARVAVATGGSAGGNYSMMVFTGWDYGCMADQATKLKQKTIHYRLQVDLEEERIQKRAAALTSSQKIILYSIRFLMCFIAFGLIIASFYGIFVATNFSQEKSGQEGFLGLFFEYLPSIVITTGNFLVPLLCDQIALIEQYAPSTTIILALLRAVFLRLVSLGVLLFTLWRQITCEGQTNSGTCKLCQYNYEVYPCWETRVGQEMYKLTLFDFLINIAVLALVEFPRRMVVDNSSSKVAQWVTLFYNCRPALKTFRSTTSTFFFLVVLLFGWGLAILVMIYSLAEIHPSMGCGPFRFFPYMWSIVPTSFYSLSKTTQEFLFFIGSQAFSIPLFVLSCVVMCYFIALTSVYGKSVALLRAQLKLEGRDKQFLVKQIEELSRLQIPKHNAGVQD, encoded by the exons ATGAGAGAAAACAAGGAAGAGATTCCTGG AGAGGAACACATCAGAGAAATGGCCAGTAAACCACAGAGACATGACTCAA GTAATAGTGATCCTGGTGAGCAGCAGGCACTGAGGTTACGACGGGTTTCATCTCCAGTGTCCACTAACAATTACCCTCTGTTCAACTGGAGCTCGACCCCTGCGGGGGAGGATGAGGAAGGCAACAGCAGACCGCACCGGGACCTCAGGAGCATCCCTCTGCCCATGGCACTGAAAAGAGCTGTGAG GCAGGTGCAGCAAATGCATGTGCCTGTAGTTTCCAGGATGGAGTCCTGGAAGCGGAACAAGACCAAATCGCTGAGAAAACTCAAAGACAACGCCAGGgaatttcattacattttcacactGTGGAGCAAGTCCTTGCAAAAGATTGGAG GTAACTTTGGAGGTGGTGTCCAGTCTTACTTCGTGTTCCTGCGATTTTTGGTGgtgcttaattttttttccttcttgctGATTGCTGGATTTGTTCTCATTCCCAGCATTGTCTTCAGATCAGTTGGGACCACGTTAACCAACAGTTCTG GTCCAGAGAAATGCATGAATTATGACCCTAATCCTCAAGGCTTGGTGGTGTTCTATAACTACTTCCTTAACTTACTTTCAGGAACG GGTTTCATGGAGTATTCATACCTGTTTTATGGCTACTACAACAACACCATGGCGGGGGACAGAACCTTCTCCTACAACATCCCTCTGGCTTACCTCTTCACTGTGGTCTTTTACTTTGCCTTTTGTCTCATTTGTATCATAGCACG CATGGGCACTGCAGCTCGAGTTGCTGTGGCAACAGGAGGGAGTGCTGGGGGCAACTACAGCATGATGGTGTTTACTGGCTGGGACTACGGTTGTATGGCAGACCAAGCCACCAAACTGAAGCAGAAAACCATCCACTACCGGTTACAG GTAGatctggaggaggagagaataCAGAAACGGGCAGCTGCTCTGACTTCTagtcaaaaaataattttatactCCATAcgttttttaatgtgtttcattGCGTTTGGGCTCATTATAGCATCCTTCTATGGCATCTTTGTGGCCACCAACTTCAGCCAG GAAAAGAGTGGACAGGAAGGGTTCCTGGGTTTGTTTTTTGAGTACCTACCCTCCATTGTCATCACCACTGGAAACTTCCTTGTGCCTCTGCTGTGTGATCAGATTGCCTTAATAGAGCAATATGCCCCCAGCACTACTATCATACTGGCCCTGTTAAG GGCAGTGTTCCTGCGTCTGGTGAGTCTGGGTGTTCTGCTCTTCACCCTGTGGCGTCAAATTACCTGTGAAGGGCAAACTAATAGTGGAACTTGTAAATTGTGCCAGTACAACTATGAAGTATACCCG TGCTGGGAAACACGTGTAGGACAAGAGATGTACAAGCTGACACTGTTTGACTTCCTCATCAACATCGCCGTGCTTGCACTAGTGGAGTTTCCACGCAG GATGGTGGTGGACAACTCGTCCAGTAAGGTGGCTCAGTGG GTCACACTCTTCTATAACTGTCGACCAGCACTGAAGACATTTcgctccaccacctccaccttctTTTTCTTGGTGGTACTCCTGTTTGGCTGGGGCCTGGCTATACTTGTTATGATTTACAGTTTGGCTGA GATCCATCCTTCAATGGGTTGTGGACCTTTTCGTTTTTTCCCGTACATGTGGTCGATTGTTCCAACCTCCTTTTACAGCCTCTCTAAGACTACACAGGAGTTTCTGTTCTTCATTGGCTCACAGGCATTTTCCATCCCTTTGTTTGTGTTATCTTG TGTGGTGATGTGCTACTTTATAGCCTTAACATCTGTCTATGGGAAAAGTGTTGCTCTGCTAAGAGCTCAACTTAAACTG GAGGGCCGTGATAAACAGTTCTTGGTCAAGCAAATTGAGGAGCTGAGTCGACTTCAGATACCCAAACACAATGCAGGAGTACAGGACTGA
- the mboat7 gene encoding membrane-bound acylglycerophosphatidylinositol O-acyltransferase mboat7 has product MSPDELVYLGILAASIPVGFLFRYLSAPVKQGAALLLGLSIIIVTCHIHTFHSLVTVLGTWIIIKSNWRHAPALSLTWTFLYLLFFRLVTWFGLPLPTPFANAVQLLLTLKMVSLANEVHSFHMAKKKEVSSFSKSPVIGGLSQEPSLYDILSYSYCYVGIMTGPFFRFQTYIDWLTQPSPLALPGWVPCLQRLKLVPVYGALFLAVNSVFPLAYVRTEEFLDRNFFFRFFYMVAIFFVFRMRFYSAWCGAEAGCISAGLGCYPEKGLSKPGGGPTVNYSPEPTAEEKYDFRTIQNIDCYNTDFCVKVRHGMRYWNMTVQWWLHHYIYPNAPFKSYTLRAGWTMFISAYWHGLHAGYYLSFLTIPLCIAAETAMEASVRAKLGPRGQNIFDWVHWFLKMRAYDYMCMGFVLLKASDTIHYWMSIYFIMHIIAVCCIIMGRVLMGGKREGRRVDKEEKREGEKIENVTDKTRGKTD; this is encoded by the exons ATGTCTCCTGATGAGCTCGTCTACTTGGGAATTCTTGCTGCCTCCATCCCCGTTGGATTCCTCTTCCGGTACCTCA GTGCTCCTGTGAAGCAGGGGGCAGCTCTTCTTCTGGGCCTCTCCATCATAATTGTCACCTGTCACATCCACACATTTCACTCTTTGGTGACAGTGTTAGGAACATGGATTATCATAAAGAGCAACTGGCG GCACGCCCCAGCACTAAGCCTCACTTGGACTTTCCTCTACCTCCTCTTCTTCCGGTTGGTCACCTGGTTTGGTCTGCCACTTCCGACACCTTTTGCCAATGCTGTCCAGCTACTTCTTACACTCAAG ATGGTGAGTCTAGCGAATGAGGTGCACAGTTTCCACATGGCGAAGAAAAAGGAAGTGAGCTCATTTTCTAAGTCTCCTGTCATTGGTGGTCTGTCTCAGGAGCCCTCTCTCTACGATATTCTGTCCTATAGCTACTGTTATGTTGGTATAATGACAG GTCCATTCTTTCGCTTCCAAACGTACATCGACTGGCTGACACAGCCCAGCCCACTGGCTCTGCCCGGTTGGGTGCCATGCCTTCAGCGCCTGAAGCTGGTTCCTGTCTACGGCGCTCTGTTCCTGGCTGTCAACTCTGTCTTTCCTCTGGCTTATGTTCGCACTGAGGAGTTCTTGGATCGCAACTTTTTTTTCAG GTTCTTCTACATGGTAGCGATATTCTTCGTATTTAGGATGCGTTTCTATTCTGCATGGTGTGGAGCTGAAGCTGGCTGTATCAGTGCAGGTCTGGGCTGCTATCCAGAAAAGGGACTGTCCAAACCTGGAGGGGGGCCAACTGTCAACTATAG TCCTGAACCCACAGCTGAAGAGAAATATGACTTCAGAACCATCCAGAACATTGACTGCTACAACACCGACTTCTGTGTGAAAGTGCGGCATGGCATGCGTTACTGGAACATGACGGTGCAGTGGTGGCTTCATCACTACATCTATCCCAACGCCCCCTTCAAATCCTACACATTGAG ggCTGGTTGGACCATGTTCATTAGCGCTTACTGGCATGGGCTGCATGCTGGCTACTACCTCTCCTTCCTCACCATTCCTCTGTGTATTGCAGCAGAGACTGCAATGGAAGCCTCTGTCCGGGCTAAACTGGGCCCTCGTGGACAGAACATCTTTGACTGGGTTCACTGGTTCTTGAAGATGAGGGCATATGACTACATGTGCATGGGCTTTGTGTTGCTGAAGGCCTCTGACACCATCCACTATTGGATGTCCATCTACTTTATCATGCACATCATTGCTGTTTGCTGTATAATAATGGGCAGGGTGCTGATGGGAGGGAAAAGGGAAGGGAGGAGAGTAGacaaggaggagaaaagagagggagagaagataGAAAATGTGACAGACAAAACTAGAGGGAAAACAGACTGA
- the tmc4 gene encoding transmembrane channel-like protein 7 isoform X2, translated as MASKPQRHDSSNSDPGEQQALRLRRVSSPVSTNNYPLFNWSSTPAGEDEEGNSRPHRDLRSIPLPMALKRAVRQVQQMHVPVVSRMESWKRNKTKSLRKLKDNAREFHYIFTLWSKSLQKIGGNFGGGVQSYFVFLRFLVVLNFFSFLLIAGFVLIPSIVFRSVGTTLTNSSGPEKCMNYDPNPQGLVVFYNYFLNLLSGTGFMEYSYLFYGYYNNTMAGDRTFSYNIPLAYLFTVVFYFAFCLICIIARMGTAARVAVATGGSAGGNYSMMVFTGWDYGCMADQATKLKQKTIHYRLQVDLEEERIQKRAAALTSSQKIILYSIRFLMCFIAFGLIIASFYGIFVATNFSQEKSGQEGFLGLFFEYLPSIVITTGNFLVPLLCDQIALIEQYAPSTTIILALLRAVFLRLVSLGVLLFTLWRQITCEGQTNSGTCKLCQYNYEVYPCWETRVGQEMYKLTLFDFLINIAVLALVEFPRRMVVDNSSSKVAQWVGRQEFMVPSNVLGLVYGQTVVWTGALFCPLLPLINTIKFVFLFYCKKVTLFYNCRPALKTFRSTTSTFFFLVVLLFGWGLAILVMIYSLAEIHPSMGCGPFRFFPYMWSIVPTSFYSLSKTTQEFLFFIGSQAFSIPLFVLSCVVMCYFIALTSVYGKSVALLRAQLKLEGRDKQFLVKQIEELSRLQIPKHNAGVQD; from the exons ATGGCCAGTAAACCACAGAGACATGACTCAA GTAATAGTGATCCTGGTGAGCAGCAGGCACTGAGGTTACGACGGGTTTCATCTCCAGTGTCCACTAACAATTACCCTCTGTTCAACTGGAGCTCGACCCCTGCGGGGGAGGATGAGGAAGGCAACAGCAGACCGCACCGGGACCTCAGGAGCATCCCTCTGCCCATGGCACTGAAAAGAGCTGTGAG GCAGGTGCAGCAAATGCATGTGCCTGTAGTTTCCAGGATGGAGTCCTGGAAGCGGAACAAGACCAAATCGCTGAGAAAACTCAAAGACAACGCCAGGgaatttcattacattttcacactGTGGAGCAAGTCCTTGCAAAAGATTGGAG GTAACTTTGGAGGTGGTGTCCAGTCTTACTTCGTGTTCCTGCGATTTTTGGTGgtgcttaattttttttccttcttgctGATTGCTGGATTTGTTCTCATTCCCAGCATTGTCTTCAGATCAGTTGGGACCACGTTAACCAACAGTTCTG GTCCAGAGAAATGCATGAATTATGACCCTAATCCTCAAGGCTTGGTGGTGTTCTATAACTACTTCCTTAACTTACTTTCAGGAACG GGTTTCATGGAGTATTCATACCTGTTTTATGGCTACTACAACAACACCATGGCGGGGGACAGAACCTTCTCCTACAACATCCCTCTGGCTTACCTCTTCACTGTGGTCTTTTACTTTGCCTTTTGTCTCATTTGTATCATAGCACG CATGGGCACTGCAGCTCGAGTTGCTGTGGCAACAGGAGGGAGTGCTGGGGGCAACTACAGCATGATGGTGTTTACTGGCTGGGACTACGGTTGTATGGCAGACCAAGCCACCAAACTGAAGCAGAAAACCATCCACTACCGGTTACAG GTAGatctggaggaggagagaataCAGAAACGGGCAGCTGCTCTGACTTCTagtcaaaaaataattttatactCCATAcgttttttaatgtgtttcattGCGTTTGGGCTCATTATAGCATCCTTCTATGGCATCTTTGTGGCCACCAACTTCAGCCAG GAAAAGAGTGGACAGGAAGGGTTCCTGGGTTTGTTTTTTGAGTACCTACCCTCCATTGTCATCACCACTGGAAACTTCCTTGTGCCTCTGCTGTGTGATCAGATTGCCTTAATAGAGCAATATGCCCCCAGCACTACTATCATACTGGCCCTGTTAAG GGCAGTGTTCCTGCGTCTGGTGAGTCTGGGTGTTCTGCTCTTCACCCTGTGGCGTCAAATTACCTGTGAAGGGCAAACTAATAGTGGAACTTGTAAATTGTGCCAGTACAACTATGAAGTATACCCG TGCTGGGAAACACGTGTAGGACAAGAGATGTACAAGCTGACACTGTTTGACTTCCTCATCAACATCGCCGTGCTTGCACTAGTGGAGTTTCCACGCAG GATGGTGGTGGACAACTCGTCCAGTAAGGTGGCTCAGTGGGTGGGTCGGCAAGAGTTTATGGTCCCTTCCAATGTGCTTGGCCTGGTTTATGGTCAGACTGTGGTGTGGACAGGAGCTCTTTTTTGTCCTTTGCTGCCACTCATTAACACCATCAagtttgtctttctcttctaCTGCAAAAAG GTCACACTCTTCTATAACTGTCGACCAGCACTGAAGACATTTcgctccaccacctccaccttctTTTTCTTGGTGGTACTCCTGTTTGGCTGGGGCCTGGCTATACTTGTTATGATTTACAGTTTGGCTGA GATCCATCCTTCAATGGGTTGTGGACCTTTTCGTTTTTTCCCGTACATGTGGTCGATTGTTCCAACCTCCTTTTACAGCCTCTCTAAGACTACACAGGAGTTTCTGTTCTTCATTGGCTCACAGGCATTTTCCATCCCTTTGTTTGTGTTATCTTG TGTGGTGATGTGCTACTTTATAGCCTTAACATCTGTCTATGGGAAAAGTGTTGCTCTGCTAAGAGCTCAACTTAAACTG GAGGGCCGTGATAAACAGTTCTTGGTCAAGCAAATTGAGGAGCTGAGTCGACTTCAGATACCCAAACACAATGCAGGAGTACAGGACTGA